The Actinomyces sp. oral taxon 414 genome has a segment encoding these proteins:
- a CDS encoding alpha/beta hydrolase has translation MAFTTEEVVLDAERGVTLSVQLLPTGGWYPGITERPAVLILPGGGYNRPSEREAENVAAPFLAAGYHTMVLRYCAGEHRAWPGPLCDYEAAMALIDERAGSWRLRADKVAVLGFSSGGHLAACAATMARRRPAAAILVYPLLAGPTLELCMPGPDVPAPVEHVDAHTTPIFHVQSRDDTLTPVGDALALLAALGRAGVTFESHVYAYGEHGFSTAAPGLNAAGAVPERTRHWVADAISWLDDVLGPLTAQGVGEPRVSGRTDADLEDVLSLDCTVGHLLAQEGQAREALAPALGALDAMEMEVIRRSGLVAPGVDEDTARRTFRRLIAPARLRGVLGLVGASAEEMDSLDQWLRRIPNRR, from the coding sequence ATGGCCTTCACGACCGAGGAGGTCGTCCTCGACGCCGAGCGCGGCGTCACCCTGTCCGTCCAGCTGCTGCCCACCGGGGGCTGGTACCCCGGGATCACCGAGCGCCCCGCGGTCCTCATCCTGCCCGGGGGCGGCTACAACCGCCCCTCCGAGCGGGAGGCGGAGAACGTCGCCGCGCCCTTCCTCGCCGCCGGCTATCACACCATGGTGCTCAGGTACTGTGCGGGCGAGCACCGCGCCTGGCCGGGCCCCCTGTGCGACTACGAGGCGGCCATGGCCCTCATTGACGAGCGGGCCGGGAGCTGGCGCCTGCGCGCGGACAAGGTCGCCGTCCTCGGCTTCTCCTCGGGCGGGCACCTGGCCGCCTGCGCCGCGACCATGGCCCGCCGCCGCCCCGCCGCGGCCATCCTCGTCTACCCGCTGCTCGCCGGCCCGACCCTCGAGCTGTGCATGCCCGGCCCGGACGTGCCCGCGCCCGTCGAGCACGTCGACGCCCACACGACGCCGATCTTCCACGTCCAGTCCCGCGACGACACCCTCACCCCCGTCGGGGACGCCCTGGCCCTCCTGGCCGCCCTGGGCCGGGCCGGCGTCACCTTCGAGAGCCACGTCTACGCCTACGGCGAGCACGGCTTCTCCACCGCGGCCCCCGGCCTCAACGCCGCCGGCGCCGTCCCCGAGCGCACCCGCCACTGGGTGGCCGACGCGATCTCCTGGCTCGACGACGTCCTGGGCCCGCTCACGGCCCAGGGCGTGGGCGAGCCCCGGGTGTCGGGGCGCACCGACGCCGACCTGGAGGACGTCCTGAGCCTGGACTGCACGGTGGGCCACCTCCTCGCCCAGGAGGGTCAGGCGCGCGAGGCGCTCGCCCCCGCCCTGGGCGCGCTCGACGCCATGGAGATGGAGGTCATCCGGCGCAGCGGGCTGGTGGCCCCCGGCGTCGACGAGGACACCGCCCGGCGGACCTTCCGCCGCCTCATCGCGCCGGCGCGGCTGCGCGGCGTCCTGGGACTGGTCGGGGCGTCGGCCGAGGAGATGGACTCACTCGACCAGTGGCTGCGCCGCATCCCCAACCGCCGGTGA
- a CDS encoding MptD family putative ECF transporter S component — protein MNESAGTPSGAADGGRGLSARDLITTGVFTALFLVFMMIGGALFAPNPVLTFWMPAAAALLTGPVYLLLIARVPKHGPLIILGAVVGAIMFATGMYWGWAAASVVLGVVADVVAGLGRFRAAPLNLAAFVIYSLSPMGSYIMLWADPAGYAAYLTGKGTEQAYMDTMARTATAWMLPAMTLAAVVCALISGMVGLRLLRRQFERAGMTA, from the coding sequence TTGAACGAGTCAGCGGGTACGCCGTCGGGCGCGGCCGACGGCGGGAGGGGCCTGAGCGCGCGCGACCTCATCACGACCGGCGTCTTCACCGCCCTCTTCCTCGTGTTCATGATGATCGGCGGCGCCCTCTTCGCGCCCAACCCCGTCCTCACGTTCTGGATGCCCGCCGCCGCGGCCCTGCTGACCGGCCCCGTCTACCTGCTGCTCATCGCCAGGGTCCCCAAGCACGGGCCGCTGATCATTCTGGGCGCGGTCGTGGGCGCGATCATGTTCGCCACGGGCATGTACTGGGGGTGGGCGGCGGCCTCCGTCGTCCTGGGCGTCGTGGCCGACGTCGTCGCCGGCCTCGGGAGGTTCCGGGCCGCGCCGCTCAACCTCGCCGCCTTCGTCATCTACTCCCTGTCCCCCATGGGCTCCTACATCATGCTGTGGGCGGACCCGGCCGGCTACGCGGCCTACCTGACCGGCAAGGGCACGGAGCAGGCGTACATGGACACCATGGCGCGCACGGCCACCGCCTGGATGCTGCCCGCCATGACCCTGGCCGCCGTGGTCTGCGCCCTCATCAGCGGCATGGTCGGCCTGCGGCTGCTGCGCAGGCAGTTCGAGCGCGCCGGCATGACGGCCTGA
- a CDS encoding HXXEE domain-containing protein, which translates to METDRAWALTVALLGIHQAEEVALSIRRWSDRVGPTGWRLFDEHLRRNPLAGYNPWGRAAVVAGQGAALYGLYRLTRADAARTRAVTTALTLGWGAAFCMHLGVSWRTRSFMPGTATSIVPGLPGAALVLWRIRSLTRPPDRGQSMK; encoded by the coding sequence GTGGAGACCGATAGGGCCTGGGCCCTCACCGTCGCGCTGCTGGGGATCCACCAGGCCGAGGAGGTGGCCCTGTCCATACGGCGCTGGAGCGACCGGGTCGGCCCCACCGGCTGGCGCCTGTTCGACGAGCACCTGCGGCGCAACCCCCTGGCGGGCTACAACCCGTGGGGGCGCGCCGCCGTCGTCGCCGGGCAGGGCGCCGCCCTCTACGGGCTGTACCGCCTCACCCGGGCCGACGCCGCGCGCACCCGCGCCGTCACCACGGCCCTCACTCTGGGCTGGGGGGCAGCCTTCTGCATGCACCTGGGCGTGTCCTGGCGCACCCGCTCGTTCATGCCCGGCACGGCGACGTCGATCGTCCCCGGCCTGCCCGGCGCGGCCCTCGTGCTGTGGCGGATCCGGTCGCTGACGCGCCCACCGGATCGAGGTCAGTCCATGAAGTAG
- a CDS encoding DNA polymerase beta superfamily protein: MSRSKNDDVRGVNAPGVRPAPGALASDLRTRAPQDVRRAVVAELERMERAEDVRVLLAVESGSRAWGFASPIVYAEDPVFAVVRELAADCFSPVASAHHYLSMGRNHLAALAGETVRLKKCLYTMRAILAARWVVAERAPAPMLLRDLVDAGLEEPMRGLAAELLEAKTAGGERGELPRIAALNAWAAGALAQVTGALADVEPPTPVPWERLDEAFLALVGPAAYRGRTGV, translated from the coding sequence ATGAGCCGGTCCAAGAACGACGACGTCCGCGGGGTCAACGCCCCCGGCGTCCGTCCTGCCCCCGGCGCGCTCGCGTCCGACCTGCGCACGCGGGCGCCCCAGGACGTGCGCCGCGCCGTCGTCGCCGAGCTGGAGCGCATGGAGCGGGCCGAGGACGTGCGCGTCCTGCTGGCCGTGGAGTCCGGGTCCCGGGCCTGGGGCTTCGCCTCCCCGATCGTCTACGCCGAGGACCCGGTCTTCGCCGTCGTGCGCGAGCTCGCGGCTGACTGCTTCTCGCCGGTCGCCTCCGCCCACCACTACCTGTCCATGGGCCGGAACCATCTCGCGGCCCTCGCCGGTGAGACGGTCCGCCTCAAGAAGTGCCTGTACACCATGCGCGCGATCCTCGCCGCCCGGTGGGTGGTGGCCGAGCGCGCGCCCGCCCCCATGCTCTTGCGCGACCTGGTCGACGCCGGGCTGGAGGAGCCCATGAGGGGGCTGGCCGCCGAGCTCCTGGAGGCCAAGACCGCCGGCGGGGAGCGCGGCGAGCTCCCGCGCATTGCGGCGCTCAACGCCTGGGCGGCCGGAGCCCTGGCCCAGGTGACCGGCGCCCTGGCCGACGTGGAGCCGCCGACGCCGGTGCCCTGGGAGCGCCTCGACGAGGCCTTCCTCGCTCTGGTCGGCCCCGCGGCATATCGCGGGCGGACGGGCGTTTGA
- a CDS encoding carboxymuconolactone decarboxylase family protein: protein MPLTPQARETYTRLFGSEPTPHPADPELYEILQNEIFGEVFSTGVLTDVERELLTVTALTTMQTLPQLKAHVAAALGTGASALQVRETIYQCAPYIGFPKTLNAIATANGVFEDKGIDLPLPAAGTVSPDERETVGAAIQTPLYGQEVKEVFAALPEPFGQFVPHLLTAGAFGDFESRGVLDVPTRELISLVAIAALGAATQLRPHVAGAIKAGCTRQKVAAALVQVLPYIGGPYTLSGLVLVANYDESASSEAYR from the coding sequence ATGCCCCTGACCCCGCAGGCGCGCGAGACCTACACCCGGCTGTTCGGCTCCGAGCCGACGCCCCACCCCGCCGACCCCGAGCTCTACGAGATCCTCCAGAACGAGATCTTCGGGGAGGTCTTCTCCACCGGCGTGCTCACCGACGTCGAGCGCGAGCTGCTCACGGTGACGGCGCTGACCACCATGCAGACCCTGCCCCAGCTCAAGGCCCACGTCGCGGCGGCCCTCGGCACGGGGGCGAGCGCGCTCCAGGTGCGCGAGACCATCTACCAGTGCGCCCCGTACATCGGCTTCCCCAAGACCCTCAACGCCATTGCCACGGCGAACGGGGTCTTCGAGGACAAGGGCATCGACCTGCCCCTGCCGGCGGCGGGTACGGTCTCCCCCGACGAGCGCGAGACGGTCGGGGCCGCCATTCAGACGCCCCTGTACGGCCAGGAGGTCAAGGAGGTCTTCGCCGCCCTGCCCGAACCCTTCGGCCAGTTCGTCCCCCACCTGCTCACGGCCGGCGCCTTCGGCGACTTCGAGAGCCGCGGCGTGCTGGACGTGCCCACCCGCGAGCTCATCAGCCTGGTGGCCATTGCCGCCCTCGGCGCCGCCACCCAGCTGCGCCCGCACGTGGCCGGGGCCATCAAGGCGGGCTGCACCCGGCAGAAGGTCGCCGCCGCCCTGGTCCAGGTCCTGCCCTACATCGGTGGCCCCTACACCCTGTCCGGGCTGGTGCTCGTGGCCAACTACGACGAGTCGGCCTCCTCGGAGGCCTACCGCTGA
- a CDS encoding ABC transporter ATP-binding protein — protein sequence MIRFERASFAYRSGAAAGETGEAGVRDVDLQVRPGEVVVLCGRSGCGKSTLLRLANGLAPRFFPGHGSGRVLLDGEEVGDLATWRIAERAGSLFQNPRTQFFNVDTTGEVAFALESAGWPEGDIRARVDSTLRELGLEHLAGRSVFELSGGQRQKIAYASIWALRPPNLLLDEPTSNLDAPAIADIAAFVADAKAAGRAVLVAEHRLAWLSGIADAYVHLDGGRISRVMDAREFAALDPRELDSMGLRTRDLGSVAPPAGTSAPDGGGVGGDGGGGVVLSARGLSVDYGRGPVVAGVDVDLRAGEVVALVGRNGSGKTTLCRALCGLGRRARGEILLDGRRATRRRRTRSCSMVFQNVDYQLFAESAAAEVTFGLPRRAADAVDTGAVLRELALDGVADRHPATLSGGQKQRLAVAACVAAGKRVLVFDEPTSGIDLDGMRRVARLLRRLAARGRAVLVITHDLELIACACDRVLHMDGGRVVGRAGVREDFDAVRAMTTGAPAPGREGEKLRRSS from the coding sequence ATGATCCGCTTCGAGCGCGCCTCCTTCGCCTACCGCTCGGGCGCGGCGGCCGGGGAGACCGGGGAGGCGGGCGTGCGCGACGTGGACCTCCAGGTGCGCCCCGGCGAGGTGGTGGTCCTGTGCGGGCGCTCCGGGTGCGGTAAGTCCACTCTGCTGCGCCTGGCCAACGGGCTTGCCCCGCGCTTCTTCCCCGGGCACGGGAGCGGGCGCGTGCTGCTCGACGGCGAGGAGGTCGGCGACCTGGCCACCTGGCGGATCGCCGAGCGTGCGGGGTCCCTGTTCCAGAACCCCCGCACGCAGTTCTTCAATGTGGACACCACCGGGGAGGTGGCCTTCGCCCTGGAGAGCGCCGGCTGGCCGGAGGGGGACATCCGCGCCCGCGTCGACTCGACCCTGCGCGAGCTGGGGCTGGAGCACCTGGCCGGGCGCAGCGTCTTCGAGCTGTCCGGGGGGCAGCGCCAGAAGATCGCCTACGCGAGCATCTGGGCCCTGCGCCCGCCCAACCTGCTGCTGGACGAGCCCACAAGCAACCTGGACGCGCCGGCCATCGCGGACATCGCCGCCTTCGTCGCCGACGCGAAGGCGGCGGGCCGCGCGGTCCTGGTGGCCGAGCACCGCCTGGCCTGGCTGTCGGGCATCGCCGACGCCTACGTCCACCTCGACGGCGGGCGCATCAGCCGCGTCATGGACGCCCGCGAGTTCGCCGCGCTCGACCCGCGGGAGCTGGACTCCATGGGGCTGCGCACGCGCGACCTCGGCTCCGTCGCGCCGCCGGCCGGGACCAGCGCGCCCGATGGCGGCGGGGTCGGCGGTGACGGGGGCGGCGGCGTCGTGCTCTCGGCGCGGGGGCTGTCGGTCGACTACGGTCGCGGCCCGGTGGTGGCCGGGGTCGACGTCGATCTGCGCGCCGGGGAGGTCGTCGCCCTCGTCGGGCGCAACGGCTCGGGCAAGACCACGCTGTGCCGGGCCCTGTGCGGCCTGGGGCGCAGGGCCCGGGGGGAGATCCTCCTGGACGGGCGGCGGGCGACGCGCAGACGGCGGACGCGGTCCTGCTCCATGGTGTTCCAGAACGTCGACTACCAGCTCTTCGCCGAGTCCGCGGCGGCCGAGGTGACCTTCGGCCTGCCGCGCCGCGCGGCCGACGCCGTGGACACCGGCGCCGTCCTGCGCGAGCTCGCCCTGGACGGGGTGGCCGACAGGCACCCGGCGACCCTGTCCGGCGGCCAGAAGCAGCGCCTGGCCGTGGCGGCGTGCGTGGCGGCCGGCAAGCGGGTCCTCGTGTTCGACGAGCCCACGAGCGGGATCGACCTGGACGGGATGCGCCGCGTCGCCCGCCTGCTGAGGCGGCTGGCGGCCCGGGGGCGCGCGGTGCTGGTCATCACCCACGACCTGGAGCTCATCGCCTGCGCCTGCGACCGCGTCCTGCACATGGACGGCGGGCGCGTCGTCGGCCGGGCCGGGGTGCGCGAGGACTTCGACGCCGTCAGGGCGATGACGACGGGCGCGCCCGCGCCCGGGCGGGAGGGGGAGAAATTGAGGAGGAGCTCATGA
- a CDS encoding nitroreductase family protein has translation MPITDAMRARHVVRQYLSTPLPDDVVAALRSRIEDNNRAHGTDIRLVTGDARVFGPLWGTVRARSVRNCLVMSGPDAPDLDERLGYGGADLMLAAQDLGLNTWWIGGTFSKRDAARVSGATGRIVAVVALGYGATRGSAHASKRPEEVSSYEGQAPDWFTRGVEAALLAPTAFGKQAFTLSGRDGEVTLRCEDSAYAGQDRGLVKYHFEVGAGRDNFTWAH, from the coding sequence ATGCCCATCACCGATGCCATGCGCGCCCGTCACGTGGTGCGCCAGTATCTCAGCACGCCCCTGCCCGACGACGTCGTCGCCGCCCTGCGCTCGCGCATCGAGGACAACAACCGCGCCCACGGCACGGACATCCGCCTGGTGACGGGCGACGCCCGCGTCTTCGGCCCCCTGTGGGGGACGGTGCGGGCCCGCAGCGTGCGCAACTGCCTGGTCATGTCCGGCCCCGACGCGCCCGATCTGGACGAGCGTCTGGGCTACGGCGGCGCAGACCTCATGCTCGCCGCGCAGGACCTCGGGCTCAACACGTGGTGGATCGGCGGGACCTTCTCGAAGAGGGACGCCGCCCGGGTCAGCGGCGCCACGGGCAGGATCGTCGCCGTCGTCGCCCTCGGCTACGGCGCGACCCGGGGATCCGCGCACGCCTCCAAGCGCCCCGAGGAGGTCTCCTCCTACGAGGGGCAGGCCCCGGACTGGTTCACCCGGGGCGTGGAGGCGGCCCTTCTGGCGCCGACGGCGTTCGGCAAGCAGGCCTTCACGCTCTCCGGCAGGGACGGCGAGGTGACGCTCCGCTGCGAGGACAGCGCCTACGCGGGCCAGGACCGCGGCCTGGTGAAGTACCACTTCGAGGTGGGCGCGGGCCGCGACAACTTCACCTGGGCGCACTGA
- a CDS encoding ABC transporter ATP-binding protein: MDGAAIDLSHVDFSYGRGPRVLSDFSLHVPEGRLTALVGESGCGKSTVLSLIAQLYRPDRGTVAFGGVDTAGYAPESVLRNVALVDQDVFLFDDSVTDNVRYARPGAGDEGVREAYRLANADNFVRALPQGYDTRIGENGGLLSGGERQRISIARAILRDAPIVLLDEATSNLDVENELAVRRAIANLLSSRRTVVMVAHTLPIIRGADAIALIDGGAVAELGTHEELLARGGKYSRMWGASRPRRRGGHE, translated from the coding sequence ATGGACGGGGCGGCGATCGACCTGTCCCACGTGGACTTCTCCTACGGGCGGGGGCCGCGCGTCCTGTCCGACTTCAGCCTGCACGTGCCGGAGGGGAGACTGACGGCGCTCGTGGGAGAATCGGGCTGCGGCAAGTCCACGGTGCTCAGCCTGATCGCCCAGCTGTACCGCCCGGATCGCGGGACCGTCGCCTTCGGCGGGGTCGACACCGCCGGCTATGCGCCCGAGAGCGTGCTGCGCAATGTCGCCCTCGTGGACCAGGACGTGTTCCTCTTCGACGACTCGGTGACGGACAATGTGCGCTACGCGCGCCCCGGGGCCGGCGACGAGGGGGTGCGCGAGGCGTACCGGCTGGCCAACGCCGACAACTTCGTCAGGGCCCTGCCGCAGGGCTATGACACGAGGATCGGGGAGAACGGCGGGCTCCTGTCGGGCGGTGAGCGCCAGCGCATCTCGATCGCGCGCGCCATCCTGCGCGACGCGCCCATCGTCCTGCTCGACGAGGCCACCTCCAACCTGGACGTGGAGAACGAGCTGGCCGTGCGCAGGGCGATCGCCAATCTGCTGTCCTCGCGCCGGACCGTGGTCATGGTGGCGCACACCCTGCCCATCATCCGCGGGGCGGACGCCATCGCGCTCATCGACGGCGGGGCTGTCGCCGAGCTGGGCACGCACGAGGAGCTGCTCGCGCGCGGCGGCAAGTACTCGCGCATGTGGGGCGCCTCGCGGCCCCGGCGGCGGGGAGGACACGAGTGA
- a CDS encoding energy-coupling factor transporter transmembrane component T has protein sequence MRARVHLDPRTKLALIAAMAVAVALAPNPSCEMVLMTAAFVFSAALGRIGVGAAMLVAYAAAITVGDVLPYLDSVAARTTLGSFLMLVRKVLPCSLMAWATVTTTGVNELMSALARLRAPRGLTIPLAVTMRYAPAVREDWSFIRDAMRMRGISPGPVSLIKSPGRTVDCIYVPLLMSAGRVSDELSMAAIARGIDNPAVRTCYLHIAVRPADWVALALGVCAVAGAAACRICGAGT, from the coding sequence ATGCGGGCGCGCGTCCACCTGGACCCGCGCACCAAGTTGGCGCTCATCGCGGCCATGGCCGTCGCAGTGGCGCTGGCGCCGAACCCCTCCTGCGAAATGGTCCTGATGACGGCGGCCTTCGTCTTCAGCGCCGCGCTGGGAAGGATCGGGGTCGGTGCGGCCATGCTGGTCGCGTACGCGGCGGCCATTACCGTCGGCGACGTCCTGCCGTACCTGGACAGCGTGGCCGCGCGCACCACCCTGGGCTCCTTCCTCATGCTGGTGCGCAAGGTCCTGCCCTGCTCCCTCATGGCCTGGGCCACCGTGACCACCACCGGCGTGAACGAGCTCATGAGCGCGCTCGCCCGCCTGCGCGCGCCGCGCGGGCTGACCATCCCCCTGGCCGTGACCATGCGCTACGCGCCCGCGGTCCGCGAGGACTGGAGCTTCATCAGGGACGCCATGCGCATGCGCGGCATCTCCCCCGGGCCCGTGAGCCTCATCAAGTCGCCGGGGCGCACCGTCGACTGCATCTACGTCCCGCTGCTCATGAGCGCCGGCCGGGTGTCCGACGAGCTGTCCATGGCGGCCATCGCGCGCGGCATTGACAACCCCGCGGTCCGCACCTGCTACCTGCACATCGCCGTGCGCCCGGCGGACTGGGTCGCGCTCGCACTGGGAGTGTGCGCCGTGGCGGGCGCCGCGGCCTGCCGGATCTGCGGGGCGGGGACATGA
- a CDS encoding ribbon-helix-helix domain-containing protein, giving the protein MSEHLLHGKPVTDEQIQMWADEAEAGYDPATLPKPRRGRPPVGDGPSTVVPVRFDAATLAALNARAQAEGIQNRSEAIRVAVRAWAHIA; this is encoded by the coding sequence ATGAGTGAGCACCTTCTGCATGGCAAACCCGTGACTGACGAGCAGATTCAGATGTGGGCCGATGAGGCCGAGGCCGGATACGACCCCGCGACCCTGCCCAAGCCTCGGCGCGGTCGCCCTCCGGTGGGCGACGGTCCCAGCACCGTCGTCCCTGTGCGGTTCGACGCGGCCACTCTCGCCGCTCTGAACGCCCGCGCGCAGGCCGAGGGGATCCAGAACCGATCGGAGGCGATTCGGGTCGCCGTAAGAGCGTGGGCCCACATTGCGTGA
- a CDS encoding helix-turn-helix transcriptional regulator — protein sequence MRESLHSPMLRSAGFAQALPAQGLGGLWSSWRCEGPECTGWFHFLSPGPALWSITIHDFIMRGDYIMDVEPPSYLTVTWFKSIAGEEFSPRRRLRPNSVWGQSIGGGPWKGVARGGVPVQSVSIEVTPEFSAQFLDGHYAGRFRDVERAFAGLGAADEFPEMRALLSRLWPRPGDPEHGGLYYEGKVLQAMGLIVERSRRDPAAEGRPVSPADRERLRDVTSYIDDHCSAQLRIGDLARIACMSPTKFKETFKRLNGRTVIRYVQGRRMSRAELLLRQGDLTIEQVGRSVGYTCASRFSALFKREVGMLPSEYRRRLGV from the coding sequence ATGAGGGAGTCGCTGCACAGCCCAATGCTCAGGAGCGCGGGTTTCGCGCAGGCGCTGCCCGCGCAGGGCCTCGGCGGGCTCTGGAGCTCCTGGCGGTGCGAGGGGCCCGAGTGCACCGGCTGGTTCCACTTCCTGTCGCCCGGCCCGGCGCTGTGGAGCATCACCATCCACGACTTCATCATGCGCGGCGACTACATCATGGACGTCGAGCCGCCCAGCTACCTGACGGTCACCTGGTTCAAGTCCATCGCCGGCGAGGAGTTCAGCCCCCGCCGCAGACTGCGCCCCAACAGCGTGTGGGGCCAGAGCATCGGCGGCGGCCCGTGGAAGGGCGTGGCCCGCGGCGGCGTCCCCGTGCAGAGCGTGTCCATCGAGGTCACCCCGGAGTTCTCGGCGCAGTTCCTGGACGGGCACTACGCGGGCCGGTTCCGGGACGTTGAGCGGGCGTTCGCAGGGCTCGGGGCGGCCGACGAGTTCCCCGAGATGAGGGCGCTGCTGTCGCGCCTGTGGCCCCGGCCCGGCGACCCGGAGCACGGCGGACTCTACTACGAGGGCAAGGTGCTCCAGGCCATGGGCCTGATCGTGGAGCGCTCCCGGCGCGATCCGGCCGCGGAGGGCCGACCCGTGAGTCCCGCCGACCGCGAGCGCCTGCGCGACGTGACGAGCTATATCGACGACCACTGCTCGGCCCAGTTGCGCATCGGCGACCTGGCCCGGATCGCGTGCATGAGCCCCACGAAGTTCAAGGAGACCTTCAAGCGCCTAAACGGGCGGACCGTCATCCGCTACGTCCAGGGGCGGCGGATGAGCCGGGCCGAGCTCCTGCTGCGCCAGGGGGATCTGACCATCGAGCAGGTGGGGAGGTCCGTGGGCTACACCTGCGCCAGCCGCTTCTCCGCGCTGTTCAAGCGCGAGGTCGGCATGCTGCCCAGCGAGTACCGCAGGCGGCTGGGCGTCTGA
- a CDS encoding DHA2 family efflux MFS transporter permease subunit, with protein sequence MTGFQRRLDARLVLSVVAIGVMSFAGVVVETAMNIAFPALMTEFGVSTATVQWITTGYLLVLAAIMPISSLLNRRLRTRSLFLTAMALFVAGTVLCAAAPRFDLLIGGRLIQGVGTGIALPLMFNVVLKQAPLDRLGTMMGVATLITAIAPAVGPSLGGYLIGALGWRSIFLILLPFLLAALLLGALTIREAHEPERVPFAPVQFAALAAGFTCFVLAMNVASTAGFASARVLALTGAAVVLIAVFCALSRRSDAPLLRIGVFADRTFTLSILYVVLVQGIVLALGYLIPYYAQVGAGAGSFAAGCLLLPGCVVGACLTPFGGRILDRLGPARPIVTGAVFGAAAMALFALLGVRGGTARLAWIYLLVPVCQGLSISNSMTHALRGLPDDLQADGNAAFNTVQQLGGAIGTAVATAIVNAAQAADPADLVAATTAGTRQVFWLLLGVMVVAGLLAGAAVLPRSGTGARDPQHVVS encoded by the coding sequence GTGACAGGCTTCCAACGGCGCCTCGACGCCCGGCTGGTGCTCTCCGTCGTCGCCATCGGCGTCATGTCCTTCGCGGGCGTCGTCGTGGAGACGGCCATGAACATCGCCTTCCCCGCGCTCATGACGGAGTTCGGCGTCTCCACGGCGACGGTGCAGTGGATCACCACCGGCTACCTCCTTGTCCTGGCGGCGATTATGCCCATCTCCTCCCTGCTCAACCGCCGCCTGCGCACCAGGTCCCTGTTCCTGACGGCCATGGCGCTCTTCGTGGCGGGCACGGTCCTGTGCGCCGCGGCGCCCCGCTTCGACCTGCTCATCGGGGGCCGCCTCATCCAGGGGGTCGGCACCGGCATCGCCCTGCCCCTCATGTTCAACGTCGTCCTCAAGCAGGCGCCCCTCGACCGCCTCGGCACCATGATGGGGGTGGCCACCCTCATCACGGCCATCGCACCGGCGGTGGGCCCGTCTCTGGGCGGCTACCTCATCGGGGCCCTCGGCTGGCGGTCCATCTTCCTCATCCTGCTGCCCTTCCTGCTCGCGGCCCTGCTGCTGGGCGCGCTGACCATCCGCGAGGCGCACGAGCCCGAGCGCGTCCCCTTCGCGCCGGTGCAGTTCGCCGCGCTCGCGGCCGGGTTCACCTGCTTCGTCCTGGCGATGAACGTCGCCTCGACGGCCGGTTTCGCCAGCGCCCGGGTGCTCGCCCTGACCGGGGCCGCCGTCGTGCTCATTGCCGTCTTCTGCGCGCTGTCGCGCCGCTCGGATGCGCCCCTGCTGCGCATCGGCGTGTTCGCGGACCGCACCTTCACCCTGTCGATCCTCTACGTCGTCCTCGTCCAGGGGATCGTCCTGGCCCTGGGCTACCTCATCCCCTACTACGCGCAGGTCGGCGCGGGCGCGGGGTCCTTCGCCGCCGGCTGCCTCCTGCTGCCCGGGTGCGTCGTGGGCGCCTGCCTGACGCCCTTCGGCGGGCGGATCCTCGACCGGCTCGGCCCGGCCCGGCCCATTGTTACCGGCGCCGTCTTCGGCGCGGCCGCCATGGCCCTGTTCGCCCTTCTCGGCGTGCGGGGCGGGACGGCGCGCCTGGCCTGGATCTACCTCCTGGTGCCCGTGTGCCAGGGGCTGTCCATCTCCAATTCGATGACCCACGCCCTGCGCGGCCTGCCCGACGATCTCCAGGCCGACGGCAACGCCGCCTTCAACACCGTCCAGCAGCTCGGCGGGGCCATTGGGACGGCGGTGGCCACGGCCATCGTCAATGCGGCGCAGGCGGCGGATCCGGCCGACCTGGTGGCGGCCACGACGGCGGGGACGCGCCAGGTCTTCTGGCTCCTGCTGGGCGTCATGGTCGTGGCGGGGCTCCTGGCGGGCGCCGCGGTCCTGCCCCGGTCCGGGACTGGCGCCCGGGACCCGCAACATGTAGTGTCTTGA